The following are encoded together in the Pleurocapsa sp. FMAR1 genome:
- a CDS encoding nuclear transport factor 2-like protein yields MSIFDRATLNQQQSLDRSPEIAKFTQVTQFHAANLSDTETIEQRNKQIVQQYFDNWRNKTGSVFDLLTPDATWTVSGTGAGVGTFRKQELLDQVVAMLKESKFLAVYFFKSNQML; encoded by the coding sequence GTGTCAATTTTCGATCGAGCCACACTGAATCAACAACAATCGCTAGATCGATCTCCAGAGATCGCTAAGTTCACTCAGGTAACTCAATTCCATGCAGCAAACTTATCGGATACCGAGACAATTGAACAGCGCAACAAACAAATCGTCCAGCAATATTTCGACAATTGGCGCAACAAAACTGGCAGTGTCTTTGACCTACTCACTCCTGATGCAACCTGGACAGTGTCTGGAACGGGTGCAGGTGTAGGTACTTTTCGTAAGCAGGAACTGCTCGATCAAGTCGTCGCAATGCTTAAAGAATCGAAATTTCTGGCAGTATATTTCTTTAAGTCCAATCAAATGCTTTAA
- a CDS encoding nuclear transport factor 2 family protein has translation MKQMNMNTPDFAQLAQRLQVLEDKEAIRSTLIRGWRALDFKDWDGWIAHWAEDAEFEFGPWGVLKGRQAIRKKVVAAETPYAAMEHQLLNMDFEVSGDQATGIGFMWFIGIADSQKPDELISMGGPYDWEFVREAEGWKIRRIKLGVWWSQGEDSISAFK, from the coding sequence ATGAAACAGATGAACATGAATACACCCGATTTCGCACAACTCGCGCAGCGGCTACAGGTGCTGGAGGACAAAGAGGCGATCCGCAGCACACTCATTCGCGGCTGGCGTGCGCTCGACTTCAAAGACTGGGACGGCTGGATCGCACACTGGGCTGAGGACGCGGAATTCGAGTTTGGTCCGTGGGGCGTCCTCAAGGGCCGGCAGGCGATCCGCAAAAAGGTTGTGGCAGCAGAGACACCCTACGCGGCGATGGAACACCAACTGCTTAACATGGACTTTGAGGTCTCCGGCGACCAAGCTACCGGTATCGGATTCATGTGGTTTATCGGAATTGCCGATAGCCAAAAGCCCGATGAGCTCATTTCGATGGGCGGACCATACGACTGGGAGTTTGTGCGCGAAGCAGAAGGCTGGAAGATACGACGAATTAAGCTCGGTGTCTGGTGGTCGCAGGGAGAAGACTCGATTAGCGCCTTTAAATGA
- a CDS encoding aldo/keto reductase encodes MKTRTLGTQGLTVSALGLGCMGMSYAYGSADEQESIAVIHRAIELGITLLDTAEAYGPFTNEQLIGRALQGKRDRVVIATKFGHAISGDVRQGLNSRPEHVREVCDASLKRLGTDYIDLFYQHRVDPAVPIEETVGAMAELVQQGKVRYLGLSEASPNTIRRAHAVHPISALQSEYSLWERGAEAQVLPTVRELGIGFVPYSPIGRGFLTGQIERVEDFAEDDYRRTDPRFQGENFNQNLKLVDRVKQIAQEKNATPSQIALAWLLHQGDDIVPIPGTKRRAYLEENAAAAEIELSHEVLDRLSQAAPVGAASGDRYNQKMMSMLDRS; translated from the coding sequence ATGAAAACTCGAACACTTGGAACTCAAGGCTTGACCGTCTCAGCACTTGGTCTTGGCTGCATGGGCATGAGCTATGCCTATGGCAGCGCTGATGAACAGGAGTCAATCGCTGTCATTCATCGCGCTATTGAACTCGGCATCACTTTGCTTGATACCGCTGAGGCCTATGGCCCGTTCACCAACGAGCAGTTAATTGGTCGTGCCCTACAAGGCAAACGCGATCGAGTTGTGATCGCTACCAAATTTGGTCATGCCATCTCCGGTGATGTGCGGCAAGGACTCAACAGTAGACCTGAACACGTTCGCGAAGTTTGTGATGCGTCGCTGAAGCGGTTAGGCACTGATTACATTGATTTGTTCTACCAGCATCGAGTCGATCCAGCCGTGCCGATCGAGGAGACCGTGGGCGCAATGGCTGAACTAGTTCAGCAAGGCAAAGTCCGCTATTTGGGACTCTCGGAGGCGAGTCCGAACACTATCCGCCGTGCTCATGCGGTGCATCCGATCAGTGCCCTTCAGAGCGAATACTCACTCTGGGAACGGGGAGCCGAAGCCCAAGTCTTACCTACAGTTCGGGAGCTTGGCATCGGGTTTGTTCCCTACAGCCCCATTGGACGAGGCTTTTTGACAGGTCAGATCGAGCGCGTTGAAGACTTTGCTGAGGACGACTACCGTCGCACCGATCCCCGCTTTCAAGGCGAAAACTTCAATCAAAACCTGAAGCTGGTCGATCGCGTTAAACAGATTGCTCAGGAAAAGAACGCAACACCTAGTCAGATCGCCCTAGCCTGGTTGCTACATCAAGGAGATGACATTGTGCCGATTCCAGGAACCAAGCGCAGAGCCTACCTGGAAGAGAACGCGGCGGCGGCTGAGATTGAGTTGAGCCATGAGGTACTCGATAGGCTCAGTCAAGCGGCACCTGTCGGCGCAGCATCGGGCGATCGCTACAACCAGAAAATGATGAGTATGCTCGATCGATCGTAG
- a CDS encoding enoyl-CoA hydratase/isomerase family protein, which translates to MQNTPDYFDRYSTLHLSRSPSGVLTLQFHTNGGAAAFSGPMQIEFPQALYEIGEDRNNRVLILTGTGDRFMTDIDRTSLGDLTKPAVWDEIFSRGRITMQRLVDLEMPIITAANGPASIHSEWVMMGDIAIVSDTTVFSDYSHPKFGTVPGDGVALIWEEVLGLNRARHLTLTGGSFTAQEAKEWGVVAEVVPLDQVLPRAQAIAESLSKKPQMLTRFMSVTLRQRLSRRVAEGVQLGMALEGLAASDKAYQSTH; encoded by the coding sequence ATGCAAAATACTCCCGACTACTTTGACCGCTATTCGACCCTGCATTTAAGCCGCAGTCCATCTGGTGTGTTAACGCTGCAATTTCACACCAACGGTGGAGCCGCTGCGTTCAGTGGTCCGATGCAGATCGAGTTCCCGCAAGCGCTCTATGAAATTGGCGAAGACCGGAATAACCGCGTGCTAATTCTCACTGGCACTGGCGATCGCTTCATGACTGATATCGATCGTACAAGCCTCGGTGATCTCACCAAGCCAGCAGTTTGGGATGAAATCTTCTCGCGGGGACGCATTACGATGCAGCGCTTGGTAGACCTGGAAATGCCCATTATTACAGCAGCAAATGGTCCAGCTAGTATCCACAGCGAATGGGTAATGATGGGGGATATTGCCATTGTGTCTGATACAACCGTATTCTCAGACTACTCGCATCCCAAGTTCGGTACAGTGCCCGGTGATGGTGTGGCGCTAATCTGGGAAGAAGTGCTAGGTCTCAATCGGGCACGCCATCTCACGCTCACAGGCGGCTCGTTTACTGCACAAGAAGCTAAAGAATGGGGTGTCGTCGCCGAGGTTGTCCCGCTCGATCAAGTCTTGCCCCGCGCTCAAGCGATCGCGGAATCGCTCTCGAAAAAGCCGCAGATGCTAACCCGATTTATGTCTGTAACGCTCCGTCAACGCCTCAGCAGGCGGGTTGCGGAGGGCGTTCAGCTTGGCATGGCGCTCGAAGGCTTGGCAGCTTCTGACAAAGCCTATCAATCAACTCACTAG